Proteins from one Candidatus Eisenbacteria bacterium genomic window:
- the pheS gene encoding phenylalanine--tRNA ligase subunit alpha gives MEAKGAAELREASSEKELEERRVRYLGRKARLTQILRSLSSLSDADRKIIGKDGNRIKALLEGLLEGKLAEQGAKEEKQPEIDLTLPGRSLWKGKKHVVLSVLERIEEIFYGMGFSIFLGPDVEDDYHNFEALNIPSHHPARESHDTFFVEGGLLMRTHTSPVQIRAMKSMKPPVRMIFPGRVYRNEASDATHTPEFYQVEGLYVDSQVSLGDLKGTLEEFAREMFRRDIQTRFRPSHFPFTEPSGEMDVICIHCDGKGCPVCKGSGWLEILGCGMVHPNVLRNVGYDPLSVSGYAFGMGVERVAMLKYKVNDMRLFYENDIRFLRQEETL, from the coding sequence ATTGAAGCAAAGGGAGCTGCCGAGCTTAGAGAAGCATCCTCAGAGAAAGAGCTCGAAGAAAGAAGGGTCAGGTATCTGGGGAGGAAGGCCAGACTCACGCAAATCTTGCGGAGTCTTTCGTCCCTGAGTGATGCAGATAGGAAGATAATCGGAAAAGACGGAAACAGGATAAAAGCTCTGCTCGAGGGACTGCTTGAAGGAAAACTGGCTGAGCAGGGCGCCAAAGAAGAGAAGCAGCCCGAGATTGATTTGACCCTTCCGGGAAGGAGTCTGTGGAAGGGGAAGAAACACGTTGTCTTGAGCGTTCTCGAAAGAATCGAGGAAATTTTCTACGGAATGGGTTTTTCGATTTTCCTCGGACCCGATGTGGAGGATGACTACCACAATTTCGAAGCGCTGAATATTCCCTCGCACCATCCGGCAAGAGAATCTCACGATACATTTTTTGTCGAGGGCGGGCTTCTCATGAGGACTCACACATCTCCTGTGCAAATTCGGGCGATGAAGAGCATGAAGCCGCCGGTCCGCATGATATTTCCGGGAAGGGTTTATAGAAACGAGGCGTCCGACGCCACACATACGCCGGAGTTCTACCAGGTCGAGGGACTTTATGTTGACTCGCAAGTCTCCCTCGGAGACCTGAAGGGAACTCTGGAAGAGTTCGCAAGGGAGATGTTCAGGAGGGATATCCAAACACGATTCAGACCATCTCACTTTCCTTTCACCGAACCCAGCGGAGAAATGGATGTGATCTGCATCCACTGCGACGGCAAGGGCTGCCCGGTCTGCAAGGGAAGCGGATGGCTTGAGATACTCGGCTGCGGCATGGTGCATCCTAACGTTCTCAGGAATGTTGGATACGACCCGCTGAGTGTTTCCGGATATGCTTTTGGAATGGGCGTTGAGCGCGTGGCGATGTTGAAGTACAAAGTGAATGATATGCGGCTCTTCTACGAGAACGACATTCGTTTCTTAAGACAGGAAGAAACTCTTTAG
- the rplT gene encoding 50S ribosomal protein L20, with the protein MPRTKTVVPGRARRRKVTKAAKGFRGGRSRLHKSAKETLMRGFQYAYRDRRTRKRTMRRLWITRINAGARLNGLSYSNFLNGLKKANVTINRKMLSELAVSDESGFSKLASLAKENL; encoded by the coding sequence ATGCCAAGAACTAAGACTGTTGTCCCCGGCCGGGCGCGGCGCAGGAAGGTGACAAAGGCAGCAAAAGGTTTCCGCGGCGGCAGGAGTAGGCTCCACAAGAGCGCCAAGGAAACCCTGATGAGAGGTTTCCAGTACGCGTACCGGGACAGAAGAACGAGAAAGAGAACCATGAGGAGGCTCTGGATCACCAGGATCAACGCGGGTGCCCGCTTGAACGGACTCTCCTACAGCAATTTCCTCAATGGGCTGAAGAAGGCAAACGTCACAATTAACAGGAAGATGCTGTCAGAGCTTGCAGTAAGTGACGAATCCGGCTTTTCGAAGCTTGCGAGCCTTGCGAAAGAGAATCTCTAG
- the rpmI gene encoding 50S ribosomal protein L35: MPKIKTNRASRKRFKVTAKGRVKRGKAYGAHLLSSKTRKRKRRLRRATLVHATEEHRAKRLLGLA; the protein is encoded by the coding sequence ATGCCCAAGATCAAGACAAATAGAGCCTCGAGAAAGAGGTTCAAGGTGACCGCCAAGGGAAGGGTGAAACGCGGAAAGGCCTACGGGGCTCACCTGCTATCAAGCAAAACAAGAAAGCGGAAGAGAAGATTGAGACGAGCGACTCTCGTACACGCGACTGAGGAGCATAGAGCAAAGCGGCTTCTGGGTCTTGCATAA
- the infC gene encoding translation initiation factor IF-3: MANKQIRINERIRVPTVRVIGVDGEQVGVLPVKEALSLAQGKSLDLVEVSPTAKPPVCRIMDFGKFMYEQNKRARKAKKKQHIMKLKEVKFRPKIDEHDYEFKVVHARKFLLARDKVRFTITFRGREMAHSETGFKLLQRITGDLTEVGLLDGTARFEGRNLVQIMVPKPQITVPKPQKTTAEEKLVERGSDAQDQDK, from the coding sequence GTGGCAAATAAGCAGATCAGGATTAACGAGAGAATAAGAGTTCCGACCGTAAGAGTCATAGGTGTCGATGGAGAACAGGTTGGGGTTCTGCCTGTCAAGGAAGCCCTTTCCCTTGCTCAAGGCAAGAGTCTCGACCTTGTCGAAGTATCACCAACAGCAAAACCTCCCGTGTGCAGGATAATGGACTTCGGCAAGTTCATGTATGAACAGAACAAGCGTGCAAGAAAAGCCAAGAAGAAGCAGCACATCATGAAGCTGAAGGAAGTCAAGTTCAGGCCCAAGATCGATGAGCATGACTACGAGTTCAAGGTGGTTCATGCCAGGAAGTTTCTCCTTGCCCGTGACAAGGTGAGATTCACAATAACCTTCAGAGGCAGGGAGATGGCGCATTCCGAGACGGGATTCAAACTTCTTCAGAGAATCACCGGTGACTTGACCGAAGTGGGTCTTCTGGATGGAACCGCAAGGTTTGAGGGCAGGAATCTTGTTCAAATTATGGTCCCCAAACCGCAGATCACGGTGCCCAAACCACAGAAGACAACGGCCGAAGAGAAGCTGGTCGAAAGGGGGAGTGATGCCCAAGATCAAGACAAATAG
- the thrS gene encoding threonine--tRNA ligase — translation MQQKVKVNLEGQSLEIEKGSPVSDVLKKLGADESDCFAVEIGGEILPLDTRIEDDCSPRLLRFSTEEGREIYRHSASHIMASAVKRLFPDVKLGIGPAIEDGFYYDFEKDSAFLPEDLSAIEMVMHEIISANMPFKKSVMKREEAIKLFEKKGENLKVELLKGIEEDTVSVFTHGDFADLCRGPHLPSTGVVKAIKLLSCAGAYWRGSEKNVMLQRIYGTAYHSRKDLEEYLQKLEEAKRRDHRKLGKALELFSLREELGPGLVLWHPKGAALRRVIEDFWKDEHLKRGYELVMSPHIARGELWATSGHLEFYKENMYLLEVEKEQYVLKPMNCPFHILVYQSKKRSYRELPVRYAELGTVYRQERSGVLHGTERVRGFTQDDAHIFCTPEQLPGELVGVLDLAKFMLTSFGFKEFDIDLSVRDPANPAGYAGGDDEWETAESALEEALKRSGDSYKRAVGEAVFYGPKIDIKLRDALGRGWQGPTIQLDFNFPKRFNVCYVGKDGKEHQVFMIHRTVLGSMERFVGTLTEHYAGEFPLWLSPVQVIILTVSEENKNYGQKLADVLRGSGVRCETDFRDEKIGAKVRDAELMKIPYMLVIGKREAESGCISVRSKKGGDLGSFDLQEFSTKLLAENKEKR, via the coding sequence ATGCAGCAGAAGGTTAAAGTGAATCTCGAAGGACAGTCATTGGAGATTGAGAAGGGTTCTCCGGTCTCTGATGTCCTGAAGAAACTCGGGGCGGACGAAAGCGACTGTTTTGCCGTGGAGATTGGAGGGGAAATCCTTCCTCTTGATACACGCATCGAAGACGATTGCTCTCCTCGTCTGCTTCGCTTTTCCACCGAGGAAGGAAGAGAAATCTACCGCCACAGCGCATCTCACATAATGGCATCGGCGGTGAAGAGACTCTTTCCGGACGTCAAGCTCGGTATCGGCCCTGCGATTGAAGACGGCTTCTACTACGATTTTGAGAAGGATTCGGCTTTCTTGCCTGAAGACCTTTCCGCAATAGAGATGGTGATGCATGAAATCATAAGCGCGAACATGCCTTTCAAGAAATCGGTCATGAAAAGGGAAGAAGCAATAAAACTCTTCGAGAAGAAGGGCGAAAATCTTAAGGTGGAGCTCCTCAAAGGAATCGAAGAGGACACTGTCTCGGTTTTCACGCATGGTGATTTCGCCGATCTCTGCCGGGGTCCGCATCTCCCTTCAACGGGTGTTGTCAAGGCAATCAAGCTGCTCTCGTGTGCCGGAGCCTACTGGCGAGGCAGTGAGAAAAACGTAATGCTCCAGAGGATTTACGGCACCGCGTACCACTCCAGGAAAGACCTCGAAGAATATTTGCAGAAGCTTGAAGAGGCCAAAAGGAGAGACCACAGGAAGCTTGGAAAGGCGCTTGAGCTTTTCAGCTTGAGAGAAGAGCTCGGGCCGGGCCTTGTTCTCTGGCATCCCAAGGGCGCCGCATTGCGAAGGGTCATTGAGGATTTCTGGAAGGACGAGCATCTGAAGAGAGGATACGAGCTCGTCATGAGCCCTCACATAGCCAGAGGCGAGCTCTGGGCCACGTCAGGCCATCTCGAATTCTACAAGGAGAACATGTACCTCCTCGAGGTTGAAAAGGAACAGTACGTTCTTAAGCCAATGAACTGCCCGTTTCACATTCTTGTCTATCAGTCGAAGAAGAGAAGCTACAGGGAGCTTCCGGTGAGATATGCCGAGCTCGGGACTGTGTACAGGCAGGAACGGTCCGGAGTGCTTCATGGAACTGAGAGGGTCAGGGGATTCACTCAGGACGATGCCCACATTTTCTGCACTCCGGAGCAGCTTCCGGGAGAGCTCGTAGGCGTGCTTGATCTGGCCAAGTTCATGCTCACGAGTTTCGGCTTCAAGGAGTTTGACATTGACTTGAGCGTGCGGGACCCTGCGAATCCTGCCGGCTACGCGGGCGGCGATGATGAATGGGAAACCGCAGAGTCTGCTCTCGAGGAAGCGCTCAAGAGGTCAGGCGACAGCTACAAGAGGGCAGTCGGTGAAGCGGTTTTCTACGGCCCGAAGATAGACATAAAACTCAGGGATGCGCTTGGAAGAGGCTGGCAGGGCCCGACGATTCAGCTTGACTTCAACTTCCCGAAAAGGTTCAACGTTTGCTATGTCGGGAAAGACGGAAAGGAACACCAGGTTTTCATGATACACAGGACTGTCCTCGGGTCCATGGAGAGATTCGTAGGGACTCTGACCGAGCACTACGCGGGCGAGTTCCCTCTATGGCTTTCGCCCGTTCAGGTCATTATTCTCACCGTGTCTGAGGAAAACAAGAATTATGGACAGAAACTTGCCGATGTATTGAGAGGGAGCGGCGTCAGGTGTGAAACCGACTTCAGGGATGAGAAAATAGGTGCGAAGGTAAGAGATGCCGAGCTCATGAAGATCCCGTACATGCTCGTGATCGGAAAGAGAGAGGCAGAATCGGGATGTATCTCTGTAAGGTCTAAGAAAGGAGGCGACCTGGGAAGTTTCGATCTTCAGGAATTCTCAACGAAATTACTTGCGGAGAACAAGGAAAAACGATAA
- a CDS encoding (Fe-S)-binding protein, giving the protein MKRLFAPGCALMIYKPHLAEKVHGTLVKNVGPMEMLLTCCRHVPPLASGTQVINVCPGCDRRYRENYKRSSTVSLWEVLAEDSFFPFPDYRKRKMTIIDACPTRDQTRVHSAVRKLASKMNITLVEPRRTRTKSTCCGDISWGNIPTKDVVKQMKKKASQMPVEDIIVYCVSCAKAMFVGGKRPRYLVDLLFKEDTVPKTYEPDAWHRELDEYVNSHT; this is encoded by the coding sequence GTGAAAAGGCTATTTGCACCCGGATGTGCGTTGATGATCTACAAGCCGCATCTTGCTGAGAAGGTGCACGGCACTCTCGTCAAGAACGTCGGGCCGATGGAAATGCTGCTTACTTGCTGCAGGCATGTTCCGCCTTTGGCTTCGGGGACACAAGTAATCAACGTATGTCCTGGCTGCGACAGAAGATATCGAGAGAACTACAAACGCTCGTCAACCGTCTCCCTTTGGGAAGTGCTCGCAGAAGATTCCTTCTTTCCTTTTCCGGACTACCGGAAGCGGAAAATGACTATTATTGATGCCTGCCCAACCAGAGACCAGACAAGAGTGCACAGCGCAGTGCGGAAGCTGGCAAGCAAGATGAACATCACTCTTGTTGAGCCCAGAAGGACAAGGACCAAGAGCACCTGTTGCGGCGACATTTCCTGGGGGAACATCCCGACGAAAGATGTTGTAAAACAGATGAAGAAGAAGGCGTCTCAGATGCCGGTTGAAGATATAATCGTGTACTGCGTTTCATGCGCCAAGGCGATGTTCGTGGGAGGGAAGCGCCCGAGATATCTGGTTGATTTGCTATTCAAGGAAGATACCGTTCCGAAGACATACGAGCCGGATGCATGGCACAGAGAGCTTGATGAATATGTCAACAGCCATACTTGA
- a CDS encoding CopG family transcriptional regulator — MNARRSTIYFSPEVHRALRTKAANTQRSVSALVNDAVRMVLREDQEYLAAFDKRSDEPTMTYEQLLADLKSHGKL, encoded by the coding sequence GTGAATGCCAGGCGCTCCACTATCTACTTTAGCCCGGAAGTCCACAGAGCCCTGCGCACAAAGGCGGCCAACACGCAGCGCAGCGTGTCAGCGCTTGTGAATGATGCAGTTCGGATGGTTCTGCGGGAGGACCAGGAATATCTTGCCGCTTTTGACAAACGCTCGGACGAGCCAACGATGACATATGAGCAGTTGCTTGCGGATCTGAAGTCGCATGGCAAACTATAA
- a CDS encoding type II toxin-antitoxin system VapB family antitoxin, which translates to MRLPAETVKVRTSVVLDDQLLARCRKETGIRTTQALIEHALRELLRHGRQKKVLELKGVVRWEGDLDGWRRGPE; encoded by the coding sequence ATGCGACTGCCCGCCGAAACCGTGAAGGTGAGAACAAGCGTTGTGCTTGATGATCAGCTTCTTGCCAGATGCCGGAAGGAGACCGGAATTCGAACGACCCAGGCATTGATTGAGCACGCGCTGCGGGAATTGCTGAGGCACGGACGTCAGAAGAAAGTGTTGGAGCTCAAAGGGGTGGTACGCTGGGAAGGCGACCTTGATGGGTGGAGGAGGGGACCAGAGTGA
- a CDS encoding DUF4440 domain-containing protein, with protein MRIVLLILTLLVAQPAMAANSESNAQLTLQVRATETAFAKTMAARDCSTFASFIADDALFFSRQSVLRGRAAVAAGWKQFFEGPKAPFSWEPEQVEVLDSGTLALSSGPVRDPQGKQIGTFNSIWRREADGRRKVVFDKGCPPCDCPPKP; from the coding sequence ATGAGAATAGTTCTGTTGATCCTGACCCTGTTAGTCGCTCAGCCGGCCATGGCAGCCAACAGTGAAAGCAATGCACAACTCACCCTCCAGGTGCGCGCGACAGAAACGGCCTTCGCAAAGACGATGGCTGCGCGCGACTGCAGCACGTTTGCATCGTTTATCGCGGACGATGCGCTCTTCTTTAGCAGACAGAGCGTCCTGCGCGGAAGAGCAGCAGTAGCCGCGGGCTGGAAGCAATTCTTCGAAGGCCCAAAGGCGCCGTTTTCCTGGGAGCCCGAACAAGTGGAGGTGCTCGACTCGGGCACACTGGCGCTCAGCTCCGGTCCTGTTCGCGATCCGCAAGGGAAGCAGATTGGCACGTTTAACTCAATCTGGCGCCGCGAAGCCGACGGCCGCCGGAAGGTCGTGTTCGACAAGGGATGCCCCCCATGCGACTGCCCGCCGAAACCGTGA
- a CDS encoding DNA polymerase ligase N-terminal domain-containing protein: MPRKTPSRSPRRSLTEYRRKRDFSKTAEPAGRRGAVKHRKLAYVIQKHAASHLHFDLRLELDGVMKSWAVPKGPSLDPANKRLAMQVEDHPIEYSSFEGAIPEGEYGGGTVMLWDQGTYRYDGDEPDALEGLRHGYARGDFKFVLEGKRLRGSWILVRIRRGDPKKPQWLLIKHRDEFADPKSDVVAEHQTSVTTGRTMEEIANG; the protein is encoded by the coding sequence ATGCCGCGAAAGACACCTTCCCGCTCTCCAAGGCGCTCGCTCACTGAGTACCGGCGGAAGCGGGATTTTTCGAAGACTGCTGAGCCGGCTGGTAGGAGAGGGGCAGTGAAACATCGCAAGCTCGCATATGTCATCCAGAAGCATGCCGCGAGCCATCTGCACTTCGATCTGCGGCTCGAGCTCGACGGTGTGATGAAGAGCTGGGCCGTACCAAAAGGACCGAGCCTGGATCCGGCGAACAAGCGCCTGGCCATGCAGGTCGAGGATCACCCTATCGAGTACAGCAGTTTTGAAGGCGCCATCCCAGAAGGGGAGTATGGAGGAGGAACGGTGATGCTCTGGGATCAGGGCACCTATCGGTACGATGGTGACGAGCCCGACGCCCTTGAAGGCCTGCGCCACGGTTACGCCAGGGGAGACTTCAAATTTGTGCTTGAGGGTAAACGGCTCCGTGGGTCCTGGATCCTCGTACGAATCCGCCGGGGCGACCCGAAGAAACCTCAGTGGCTTCTAATCAAACATCGCGACGAGTTTGCCGATCCAAAATCCGATGTCGTGGCCGAGCATCAGACTTCGGTGACGACGGGCCGCACGATGGAGGAGATTGCGAACGGGTAG
- a CDS encoding HigA family addiction module antitoxin — protein sequence MASKKLDPVHPGEILLEEFLKPSGLSQNQLARGIGVSPRRINEIVLGKRALTADTALRLARYFKMSPKFWLGLQMDYELDVETDRLGDRLDQEVGRYRKSG from the coding sequence GTGGCCAGCAAGAAGCTAGACCCAGTTCATCCCGGGGAGATCCTTCTTGAGGAGTTCCTCAAACCCTCGGGTCTCAGCCAGAACCAGCTAGCACGCGGCATCGGGGTGTCTCCGCGGCGCATTAATGAAATCGTGCTAGGCAAGCGTGCGCTCACTGCCGACACAGCTCTCCGTTTGGCCCGCTACTTCAAGATGTCCCCAAAATTCTGGCTTGGGCTGCAAATGGACTACGAGCTTGACGTCGAAACGGACCGGCTGGGAGACCGCCTGGACCAAGAAGTTGGCCGGTATCGCAAATCGGGTTGA
- a CDS encoding type II toxin-antitoxin system RelE/ParE family toxin, which translates to MIRSFRSREAEALFDRHPVRRLAPDIQRIALRKLRMLNRAETLQDLRVPPANRLEALKGDRQGQHSIRINDRWRICFRWEQGDAYNVDIVDYHRG; encoded by the coding sequence ATGATTCGGTCTTTCAGATCTCGAGAGGCTGAAGCTCTTTTCGATCGCCATCCGGTGCGTCGACTCGCTCCGGATATCCAGCGGATTGCCCTGAGGAAGCTGAGAATGCTCAATAGGGCCGAGACGTTGCAGGACTTGCGTGTGCCCCCTGCGAACCGCCTCGAGGCACTGAAAGGAGATCGACAAGGGCAACACAGTATAAGGATCAATGATCGTTGGCGCATATGTTTCCGCTGGGAGCAAGGTGACGCCTACAACGTGGACATTGTAGACTATCACAGGGGGTGA
- the rhuM gene encoding RhuM family protein, with protein MAKRGKEHRGETRTIDGGRGEIVIYQPREGGGHLEVRLEQESLWLSLNQIAAVFERDKSVISRHLGNVFREGELDRRSTVAFFATVQDEGGRTVERRVEHFNLDAILSVGYRVNSKRGTQFRIWATRVLHEHLTRGITINRQRLETNAKEIEAALDLLRRTIASPQLTTDMGRGLVEVIARYTHTFLWLQRYDKRLLTEPRGAAKEELYLDLRRYPS; from the coding sequence ATGGCAAAAAGAGGAAAGGAACACCGGGGAGAAACCCGGACCATCGACGGCGGCAGGGGCGAGATCGTCATCTACCAACCCAGGGAGGGAGGGGGCCATCTTGAGGTACGTCTGGAGCAGGAGTCCCTTTGGCTGAGCCTCAACCAGATCGCCGCAGTGTTCGAGCGAGACAAGTCCGTTATCTCCAGACACCTGGGCAATGTGTTCCGGGAAGGTGAACTCGACCGCAGATCAACTGTTGCATTTTTTGCAACAGTTCAAGATGAAGGCGGGCGCACCGTCGAACGTCGGGTTGAACATTTCAACCTCGATGCCATCCTTTCCGTTGGCTATCGAGTCAATTCCAAGCGCGGGACGCAGTTCCGCATCTGGGCCACGCGGGTGCTGCACGAACATCTGACCAGAGGCATCACCATCAACCGTCAGCGGCTCGAAACCAACGCCAAAGAAATCGAGGCGGCGCTGGATTTGTTGCGCCGAACTATTGCGAGCCCGCAGCTGACCACGGACATGGGGCGTGGGCTGGTGGAGGTCATCGCCCGCTACACGCATACATTCCTTTGGCTGCAGCGCTACGACAAACGTTTGTTGACCGAGCCAAGAGGCGCAGCGAAAGAAGAGCTATATCTTGACTTACGACGTTATCCGTCATAA
- a CDS encoding type II toxin-antitoxin system RelE/ParE family toxin produces MAYNIVYKKSVSRDLARLGKEEARRALRRIEKNLAENAESYPLLKGKFGGLRKCRVGDYRVIYTILGQDVLVLRIGH; encoded by the coding sequence TTGGCCTATAATATCGTCTACAAGAAGTCGGTTTCCCGGGATCTCGCCAGACTGGGCAAGGAGGAGGCCCGTAGGGCTCTCAGGCGCATCGAGAAGAATCTAGCAGAAAACGCCGAATCTTACCCACTCTTGAAGGGCAAGTTCGGGGGCCTCAGAAAGTGTCGAGTCGGAGACTACCGCGTTATCTACACCATTCTGGGACAGGATGTCCTGGTTCTTCGGATCGGACACTAA
- a CDS encoding ribbon-helix-helix domain-containing protein, translating to MTKPVSVRLPIDLARKLDGVARETERPRSYIVQKALESYFEDYADLQIALDRLHDRTDPVVSGKELKKSLGL from the coding sequence ATGACTAAGCCCGTTTCAGTGAGACTCCCCATCGACTTGGCCAGGAAGCTGGATGGCGTTGCCAGGGAGACAGAGAGACCGAGGTCCTATATTGTTCAAAAGGCACTCGAGTCTTATTTTGAGGATTATGCAGACCTGCAGATAGCACTTGATCGTCTACATGACAGGACCGACCCCGTAGTATCCGGTAAAGAGCTTAAGAAATCCCTTGGCCTATAA
- a CDS encoding DUF3996 domain-containing protein — MKTVSLVFVLFALAFGMVEARGEEGLGVGVIVGEPTGISIKTWISGTRAVDGAAAWSLSENEAFQFHADYLIHNFTLLKLKESEGRLPVYYGVGARIRLNNGDGANDGNASVGVRIPFGIAYMFARHPIDIFLEVVPILDVAPDTDFDINAAIGARYYFR, encoded by the coding sequence ATGAAAACGGTATCACTAGTTTTCGTGTTGTTTGCCCTGGCGTTTGGAATGGTAGAGGCAAGAGGTGAAGAGGGGCTGGGCGTCGGCGTGATCGTTGGGGAACCAACCGGCATCAGCATCAAGACATGGATTAGTGGGACGCGTGCCGTGGATGGTGCTGCCGCCTGGTCCCTTTCGGAGAACGAAGCATTTCAGTTCCATGCGGACTATTTGATTCACAACTTCACCCTTCTGAAGCTCAAGGAATCCGAGGGCCGGCTTCCGGTTTACTATGGTGTGGGGGCCAGGATCAGACTCAATAATGGAGATGGAGCGAATGATGGAAATGCCTCAGTCGGTGTCCGCATACCATTCGGGATCGCTTACATGTTCGCCCGCCACCCAATCGATATCTTCCTGGAAGTTGTTCCCATTCTTGACGTGGCACCAGACACGGACTTCGATATCAACGCAGCAATCGGAGCAAGATACTACTTCCGATAG
- a CDS encoding radical SAM protein, translating to MKMRLYLINPSNPLVSIIKVKESRWNRYRVWKPLSLMVLAGLTPPEWEITIVDENLDVPDYQAMPRPDLVGITAFTSQANRAYEVSTHFRNLGVPVVMGGIHATMCPDEAMERVDSIVTREAEAIWPQVLEDARHGTLKRRYDGGFASMSDVPLARHDLLTTGYAFGSIQTTRGCPLNCSFCSVTTFNGARYRQRPIPDVVREFQSIREKHVLVVDDNLVGTRPEHIARAKDLFRALAKANLQKEWIAQATINFADDEELLTLAAKAGCSGVFIGFETPTTEGLLELGKKFNLMKGRDFRASVRRIQRHNIPVMGSFIIGLNIDEQGIGKRIAGAASEYGVDNLNALFLTPLPGTRLWDQMKSEGRIVLNTFPEDWKYYTLTHPVARYKHFSLDGVMQEMLSCNGNFYFLPRILHRAWTCLWQRRKPLISLVANLSYRSNICLDRKGYAVFKREVGNRFNGAGEVSGEETPDDSQTFSATAAD from the coding sequence ATGAAAATGCGACTGTATCTGATCAACCCATCCAACCCGCTTGTCAGCATCATCAAGGTCAAGGAGAGCCGCTGGAACCGTTACCGCGTGTGGAAACCGCTCAGCTTGATGGTTCTCGCGGGCCTGACCCCGCCGGAGTGGGAAATCACGATCGTGGACGAGAACCTCGACGTGCCGGACTATCAGGCCATGCCCCGGCCGGACCTAGTGGGAATTACTGCGTTCACTTCACAGGCGAACCGCGCCTATGAAGTGAGCACTCACTTCCGGAATCTAGGCGTGCCCGTCGTCATGGGCGGCATTCACGCAACCATGTGCCCGGATGAGGCCATGGAGCGTGTGGACTCGATCGTCACGAGGGAAGCTGAGGCCATCTGGCCGCAGGTCCTGGAGGACGCCCGGCATGGCACCCTGAAGCGCCGGTATGACGGAGGGTTCGCCTCGATGAGCGATGTCCCGCTCGCACGTCATGATTTGCTGACTACGGGATATGCCTTCGGATCCATTCAGACCACGCGAGGCTGTCCCTTGAACTGCAGCTTCTGCAGTGTGACGACGTTCAATGGGGCCCGCTACCGTCAGCGGCCAATTCCTGATGTCGTGCGGGAATTCCAGTCGATTCGTGAGAAGCATGTTCTGGTGGTGGACGACAACCTCGTCGGTACGCGTCCCGAACACATCGCCCGCGCCAAGGATCTGTTCCGCGCTTTAGCAAAGGCAAACTTGCAAAAAGAATGGATTGCCCAGGCCACCATTAACTTCGCCGATGACGAAGAGCTTCTGACGTTGGCCGCGAAAGCCGGCTGCAGCGGTGTCTTCATCGGTTTCGAAACCCCCACGACGGAAGGGCTTCTGGAACTCGGCAAGAAGTTCAATCTTATGAAGGGCCGGGATTTCCGCGCCTCCGTGCGGCGCATACAGCGGCACAACATCCCGGTGATGGGTTCCTTTATCATCGGTTTGAATATAGACGAACAGGGCATCGGCAAACGTATCGCCGGGGCGGCCAGTGAGTACGGCGTGGACAATCTCAACGCGCTTTTTCTGACACCCTTGCCCGGCACGCGCTTGTGGGACCAGATGAAATCGGAGGGCCGCATCGTCCTCAATACGTTTCCGGAAGACTGGAAATATTACACGCTGACCCATCCCGTGGCCCGGTATAAGCATTTTTCTCTGGATGGCGTCATGCAGGAAATGCTCTCCTGCAACGGGAATTTCTATTTTCTGCCTCGTATTCTGCACAGGGCGTGGACCTGTTTATGGCAGCGCCGGAAGCCGCTTATCAGTCTGGTGGCCAATCTTTCATACAGGAGCAACATCTGTCTGGACCGCAAGGGATACGCGGTCTTCAAGCGTGAGGTGGGGAATAGGTTCAATGGTGCAGGTGAGGTCAGCGGGGAAGAGACTCCCGACGACAGCCAGACGTTCTCTGCGACAGCCGCTGATTGA